The sequence below is a genomic window from Salicibibacter cibarius.
TTCCTTGTTCATCATGAGGACCACAGATGCAGCATCATTTCTCCCACTAGAGCTACCTGGTGTTACAGTTCCATTTTCCTTAAACACTGCCGGGAGCTTTGCCAGTTTTTCCGGTGAAGTAAGGAAAGGATGCTCATCTGTATCAAATGTTATTGTTTTTTTGCGCTCCTTAACTTCATAGGGTACAATCTCTTTTTTAAAACGTCCGGATTTAATCGCCTCATCTGCTAGTGACTGACTACGGTGTGCAAATTCATCCTGTTCTTCCCGGGAAATACTGTATTGGTCTGCCAAGTTTTCCGCTGTTAGTCCCATCGTAAGATCCCCGTATTTCTCCTGTGGTTGAGAGCATGGTTGACTCTCCGTATTTGGATCTAGCAATACCCCATTGCCTGCTCGATAGCCAAAACGAGCATTTCGTAAATAATAGGGAGCGGTACTCATGCTTTCTGCTCCCCCTGCAATGACAACATCGGATAAAGCTAGTCTGATCTGCATGTCGGCATTGTTAATTGCTTGCAAGCCAGAACCGCATTGACGGTGCACGGTATATCCGCTCACATCGATCGGCAGGTCGGCGCGCAATGCAGCCAGGCGTGCAAGGTTGGAAGTATCAGCACTCTGCTTCGCCTGACCGAGGATAACTTCATCAACACAAATGTCAGAACCATTTCGTTCCATCAGTTCACGGATTACTTTTTCAGCAAGATAATCCACTGTTACATCTTTCAATGTGCCACCCATTTTTCCGACAGCCGTTCTTACTGAGCCAACAATATATGAATCATTCATGAAATAACACTCCTATTTTTTGATTTCGCGCTTTAATTCATTACTGATGATATTTTTCTGAATTTCAGAGGTCCCTTCATAAATTTTCGTAATACGGGCATCACGGAAATAGCGTTCTATCGGATAATCCCTCATGTAACCGATACCGCCGTGAATTTGTACAGCAAGGTCTGCAACTTTGTTGTATACTTCGGATCCGTATAATTTAGCAATCGCTGCATCTTTTACTACACGCTGTTTCTGATCACTCATCCACGCAACCTTATAGGTTAAAGCTTCCAGTGCTGCGATTTCTTTGCTGATTTCAGCTAGCATATGCTGAATGGCTTGCAAATCGATGATTGGATTGCCGAACTGTTCACGTTCTGCAGCATATTCCAGGCAATGCTCAAGCAGACGTTTGCTGGAGCCGAGGTTTCTTGCAGCAAGTCCCGCACGTCCGTTAGCAAGAATTTTCAGTGCGTTTATATAACCTTGACCTTCTTCTCCAAGAACATTTTCTGCTGGAACTTCCATATCTTCAAAGAAAAGCTCTGCCGAATGCGAACCGCGAAGTCCCATTTTGTCTTCCACGTTTCCGACGATAAATCCTGGAAAATCTTTTTCTACTATAAAGGATGTAATCCCTTTTGATCCCTTGGAAGGATCGGTTACTGCCATTACCGTAAAAACATGCCCATCCACTGCGTTGGTGATATAGTGTTTCGAACCGTTAATGATGTATTTATCGCCTTTTTTCACTGCTGTTGTTTTCATGTTGGCAGCATTGGAGCCAGCACTTGGCTCGGTAAGAGCAAAGGACCCGATCCATTCACCGGAAGCCATTTTAGGTAGGTATTTTTCTTTTTGCTGTTCATTTCCAAGCTCCACGATACCAACAGAACCAATCCCTGTATGCGCACCGATCAGGGTCGTAAAACCATTATGTGTTTTCCCGAGTTCTTCATAAATCGCACACTTACCTACCATATCCATGCCAAGTCCACCATACTCTTCCGGAATTCCTAAGCTGAAGAGTCCCATTTCCTTCGACTGCTCCACGATTTTCTCCGGAATTTCATTATTATCTTCGATATCCATGGCGACTGCCTCTACTTCTTCCTTCACAAATTTTCTTACGTTCTGCCTTAGAACTTCAATATCCTCAGAAAAATTAAAATCCATATTGACTGACATCTCCCTATCTGTATTTAAATTCTGCTTGTCTTTTCTCAAGAAAAGCCAATGTTCCCTCATGCTTATCCTCTGTACCGAATGCTACAGCCTGGGAAAGCTTTTCGATCCACATCGCTGTATCTTCATCAATGTCATAGCCTTTATGCACAGCATGCTTGGCAAGCATTGCTGCCACAGGTCCTTTTTTCAATACTTCTTCGGCTACTTCCTGAATTTTTTCCTGCAGTTCTTCCTCTTCCACGAAATAGGATACAAGACCGATTCGTTCTGCTTCTGACCCGTCAATAATTTTTCCGGTTAATATCATATCCAATGCCCGTCCTTTTCCAACCATGCGGGAGAGACGCTGTGTGCCACCTGCTGCCGGGACAATCCCAAGATTTAATTCAGGGAGACCGAATTTTGCGGTTTTGGTTGCCATACGAATATCACAGGACATCGCAAGTTCGCATCCCCCACCGAGAGCAAAACCGTGAACCGCTGCAATCGTTACCTTTGTGCAATTTTCTATTTTGTTATATATCCCTTGCATATCCGGGACAAGTGCTTCAAGTGGTTTTCTTTCATTCAGTTGGCGAATATCAGCACCCGCAGCAAACGATTTTTCACCGGCGCCCTGAATAACAATCACTTTTACATCATCATTTGCTTCAGCTTCCGTAATCGCCTGATCAATCTCATTCAGCATGTTGGCATCAAGAGCATTCCGGGCATCCGGACGGTTAAGCGTAAGCCAAAAGATACCCTGATCGATCTCTGCTTTTACACTTTTATAATTATTTGCCACACTTTACCTCCTCGTTATACTCATAAAATCCACTGCCAGATTTTTTACCTAAACGACCTGCTTTTACATATTTAATTAAGAGCGGACACGGGCGGTATTTCTCTCCCAATGTTTCATATAAGTACTCCATGTTTCTTAATCGAGTATCAAGTCCCACAATATCGGCAAGCTTCAATGGTCCCATCGGATGATTTAACCCGAGCTTCATGGCATTATCAATGTCTTTTGCCGAAGCCACGCCTTCCATTAATAGATTCATAGCTTCATTCCCGATCAGACAATTCATGCGGGAAGTTACAAATCCTGGGAATTCATTCACTTCCACCGTTTTTTTATTTATCTTTTCAGCTGTTTCGTGAATAAAGTCCACTGTTTCATCAGATGTCTCCAGTCCGCGGATCACTTCAATTAGCTTCATTTTATGCACAGGATTGAAGAAATGCATGGCCACCACTTTATCCGGCCTGGATGTCTGTGCACCAATTTCCGTCGGGCTCATGGTTGATGTATTTGTTGCCAGCACCGTTTCCTGTGAACAGATTTCATCCAGCTGTTTAAATATATCAATCTTCAAATCCATTTTTTCCAATACTGCTTCAACTACAAGGCTAGAATCTTCTGCCGCCACTTTCAGATTTGTTTCATACACAAGATTTTTTTTGGCATTTTGATAGATGTCTTCTTTTAAAAATCCTTTTTCAAAACTGCCATCAAGCAAAGCATCAATATCATTTTTTGCATTCGCTAAAATATCATCATTTAAATCATTGACATAAACTTCATATCCGCCAATGGCAAATGCATACGCTATTCCTTTACCCATAACACCTGAGCCTACTACGGTTACTTTACTCATTTCATCACCTTTTCTTAATTCATTGTATCCTGCTCCAATAGCAATGCAGGCATCGTTTTATTATTTTATAGCTGCATCATAAGTAAAATCCGCCCCTGTTATTTTCCTTAAATCATCAGCACTTAAATCTGATAACTGTTCTACAAGATAAGGACCATCCTCCGTAAATTTAAGTACGGCGTGCTCCGTAACTAGCATATCCGCTCTTCCGTTTCCACTGCTTGGAAAGGTTAACTCGCTTACAAGTTTTGGAGTACCGTCTTTTGCTGTATGGCTGGAAGCGATAATGATTTTTTTTGCACCGGCTACTAAATCCATTGCTCCGCCCACCCCAAGAATATCTTTGCCCGGAATGGCCCAATTAGCAATTTTTCCATGTTGATCGATCTGCAATGCCCCCATAACTGCAACGTCAATATGCCCACCGCGTATCATGACAAATGAATCCGAGCTGTCAAATAAAGATGCCCCCGCGTCCATCGTAATTGGCTTCTTACTTGCACTTATTAAATCCATATTAATATTTTCTTCATCCGGGGTTGGACCCATTCCCAGTA
It includes:
- a CDS encoding thiolase family protein, producing MNDSYIVGSVRTAVGKMGGTLKDVTVDYLAEKVIRELMERNGSDICVDEVILGQAKQSADTSNLARLAALRADLPIDVSGYTVHRQCGSGLQAINNADMQIRLALSDVVIAGGAESMSTAPYYLRNARFGYRAGNGVLLDPNTESQPCSQPQEKYGDLTMGLTAENLADQYSISREEQDEFAHRSQSLADEAIKSGRFKKEIVPYEVKERKKTITFDTDEHPFLTSPEKLAKLPAVFKENGTVTPGSSSGRNDAASVVLMMNKEKMNEYGLKPKAKILAQATSGVSPDIMGIGPVESTYKTLKQAGLSMNDLGLIELNEAFAAQSLAVIREAKMDIEKVNVNGGAIALGHPIGATGAVLMTKLLHEMERRGEKYGLVTLCIGGGQGISTIVEYLD
- a CDS encoding acyl-CoA dehydrogenase family protein; translation: MDFNFSEDIEVLRQNVRKFVKEEVEAVAMDIEDNNEIPEKIVEQSKEMGLFSLGIPEEYGGLGMDMVGKCAIYEELGKTHNGFTTLIGAHTGIGSVGIVELGNEQQKEKYLPKMASGEWIGSFALTEPSAGSNAANMKTTAVKKGDKYIINGSKHYITNAVDGHVFTVMAVTDPSKGSKGITSFIVEKDFPGFIVGNVEDKMGLRGSHSAELFFEDMEVPAENVLGEEGQGYINALKILANGRAGLAARNLGSSKRLLEHCLEYAAEREQFGNPIIDLQAIQHMLAEISKEIAALEALTYKVAWMSDQKQRVVKDAAIAKLYGSEVYNKVADLAVQIHGGIGYMRDYPIERYFRDARITKIYEGTSEIQKNIISNELKREIKK
- a CDS encoding enoyl-CoA hydratase/isomerase family protein, whose amino-acid sequence is MANNYKSVKAEIDQGIFWLTLNRPDARNALDANMLNEIDQAITEAEANDDVKVIVIQGAGEKSFAAGADIRQLNERKPLEALVPDMQGIYNKIENCTKVTIAAVHGFALGGGCELAMSCDIRMATKTAKFGLPELNLGIVPAAGGTQRLSRMVGKGRALDMILTGKIIDGSEAERIGLVSYFVEEEELQEKIQEVAEEVLKKGPVAAMLAKHAVHKGYDIDEDTAMWIEKLSQAVAFGTEDKHEGTLAFLEKRQAEFKYR
- a CDS encoding 3-hydroxyacyl-CoA dehydrogenase NAD-binding domain-containing protein codes for the protein MSKVTVVGSGVMGKGIAYAFAIGGYEVYVNDLNDDILANAKNDIDALLDGSFEKGFLKEDIYQNAKKNLVYETNLKVAAEDSSLVVEAVLEKMDLKIDIFKQLDEICSQETVLATNTSTMSPTEIGAQTSRPDKVVAMHFFNPVHKMKLIEVIRGLETSDETVDFIHETAEKINKKTVEVNEFPGFVTSRMNCLIGNEAMNLLMEGVASAKDIDNAMKLGLNHPMGPLKLADIVGLDTRLRNMEYLYETLGEKYRPCPLLIKYVKAGRLGKKSGSGFYEYNEEVKCGK
- a CDS encoding 3-oxoacid CoA-transferase subunit B, whose translation is MSQQDRIKIAKRIAKELPDGASINLGVGIPTLIPDYLGDKKVDLHSENGLLGMGPTPDEENINMDLISASKKPITMDAGASLFDSSDSFVMIRGGHIDVAVMGALQIDQHGKIANWAIPGKDILGVGGAMDLVAGAKKIIIASSHTAKDGTPKLVSELTFPSSGNGRADMLVTEHAVLKFTEDGPYLVEQLSDLSADDLRKITGADFTYDAAIK